The Aeoliella mucimassa genome includes the window TTGTTCGTCGCGGGCCCCACGATCTTTCTGCTCGATAGTCTCGTTGCCAACGTAGGTACCTATTTTCAACAGTTGCCGCGCAATTCGTTTCGCACCGGGGGGTACGACAACCAGTCGAACACCGCCTGGCTCAGCGCGTGGACGGTATTCTATTGGGGATGGTGGATCTCCTGGTCGCCATTCGTCGGCATGTTTATCGCCCGTATCTCCAAAGGCCGTACCATACGCGAGTTCATCCTCGGTGTATTGCTGGTTCCCTCGGCGGTTGCGGCCATCTGGATGACAGGTTTCGGCGGTGCAGCGCTGCATCAGGAGATTTACGATCGCGTCAGCAATACTCCCACCGTAGCTGAGAAGTACGAGCCGAACGAATACGTCGTGCAAACACTTGATGATGCAACGGGCCTTCCCCTCACTGCCGACGAGCAATGGCTGGTTGGTCCGAACGCCCGAAATATTGCCACGCCGATCGGGGTGCTTTTGCATGCGACCGACGAAGGGTTCGAGACCAAAAGTGGCATCCCCGTCGAGTACGACCGCGGCGTGTTGGTGCAAGCGGACGATGGGGTTCCGATTCGACCGACCGACGAGGATCGGCTGGTCGGTGCGTATGCGTCGGAGACCAAAGAGCTAACGCTTGGCGGCTACCTGACGGAGCCAGTACTCTCGGACGATGCTACGAAGCGCCGCGATACCACTGCGACTGCCTTGTTTGTGATGTTGGACGCCTATCCTTTCTCGGCAGTTACTGCGCTGTTGGGGACGTTGAGCGTGATCTTGTTCTTCGTTACCTCGTCCGACTCCGCGTCGATGGTTGCCGACATCATCGCCTCGGGCGGCAAGGAAGACCCTGCCTTGGGAACGCGTTTGTTCTGGGGGATTCTCGAAGGAGTGCTGGCCGCGGTGTTGCTCGTGGCCGGCGGGCTTAAGGCCTTGCAGACCGGTTCGATCGTGATTGGCCTACCATTCTGCGTACTGATCATCATCATGTGTTTCGGGCTACTCAAGTCGTTGCAAGCGGAGCCTTCGGCTGCTCGTTGATGAATCGCGGTTGCTATTCCTTTCCGCTTCACACCAAAAACATCGCCAACAGCGGTACGATCAGTCCCGCGGCGACGAGCCATTTGCCGCGGCCGGCCAGGCCGTTGCGGCCGCGGACGACGATCATCCCCGTCACTGCGATCAGCACCAGGCAGATCGCGAAGACATCGGAAAACACCTTCCACCATTTCGCCGGGTTCAGGTGTAACCGGTTCAGGTAGTACAACACCGGGCGGCGGCCGATCGTTTCGTGGTGGGTCGATCCATTCGCGAGATTCACCACCATGTCGCCATTAGTCAGGTAGATTTTCATCCGCTGCGACGAGATGAAATCGTGGCTGCGATAGTTCCCCTCTTCGCCAACCTCGGCCAGGCAACGACGCACTTGCTGTGTGGTCACTTGCGTCGCTTCGTTCGGCAGTTCGAGCGTAAGGTCGCGACTCGCAACGACGAAGTTCGGGTTCCAGTCGCCCGCGTGATTCATTGCTAAGCCCGACACCGCGTACAGCACGACGACGCCGGTAAAGAAGTAGCCCAGGTCGCGATGCAGGAACAACGCCCACGCACGCCATTTGACTTTCATCGGAGGGTTCCTTTACTCGCTGGCAGGGGATTCGGTCGACTCGGATTGCAACTTGCGGGCGATGGTCACGATCCACTCATTCAGGTTTTTATCGGGCAGGATGGCATCGCCGGCGTAGGCCACGCGCTCGGGCGCGGACGACTCGGCCACCGCGCCGCCGATGATGCGTCCTTGGAACCCTTCGTCGCGGGCGACCAGCACCGGGATCACAATCACTCGTTCGCGGCGTGTGAGCAGGTCGTCGATCGCTTGCTTCGTGGGATCGCCCGAGTAGTGAGCGATGTGCCCACACCAGGTGTGGACCACTTCGGCCGCGCCGGTGGTCTGCTGCACCACTTCGTCGGTGTGGGCGAAGAAGGCTTCCCACTCTTCGTTAAACGGTTCGCTACCGTAGGCGACGAGCACCACACCTTCTTCGGCCGGCGACTTGCTGAGCTCAGCGAACCGCCGTGGCAGGTTCTTTTCGAGCAACTGCGAGAAGTCGAGCAGCGGGGCGAGGGTGACGGTTGCTTGTGGGGTGTAGCGTTCGATCCCTTCGGACTCGAGCGTGAGCAGCGACTTCGCGTCTTCCTTCAAGCCGACGATGGTGGGGATGTCGTCGAACGAATGCGAGCTGACCGTCAGCAGGATGGGGATGAGGATCACGCGGGTGTAACCTTCGGCGTCGAACTCTTTCAGTCGGGTGGCGATCGAGGGCTCGGTGTACTCCATGAAGGCCGACTTCACTCCGTCGATGCCCTCGGTCGCCACGAGTTCGGTTTGTACTTCGTCGCCCAGCTGCGTGAGCATCGTTCTCCATTGCTCCGAGTGCGATCCATGACTCACGAGCAGAATACCGGTTTTCGCCGGCCCGGCCGGGTGGGGGTCGGCTACCGGGAGCGAGGACTCGGAGGGGGTCGTCTGTTGGCATCCAGCCGCCAGAAACAGGGCGATCAGGCCAAGGGTGCTCAGGAGTGAGAGCCTTGGCCGACGATAGCGGTTCATCTTAAGTGCCTACTGCATAAGGAGTTACCCGTCGCAGTGAAGTTCCGCACTG containing:
- a CDS encoding BCCT family transporter produces the protein MNQSDARVATVSYRLGRVDFDAHPVVFPTAAALLLIFVAAVAAWPGRALLLFDRLQSGIASNFAWLYIASMTGFLVFAVYLCFSRHGNIRLGPDDSRPEFPRATWFAMLFSAGMGIGMLFFGVAEPMWHYLAPPAGEAGTLDAAREAMGITLFHWCLHPWALYALVALALAYFGYRKNLPLSFRSAFYPLIGDRIHGPIGNFIDVLAVLATLFGLATSLGLGAKQVNAGLNYVFGLPQGVGVQIVLIAVITTMAVASLVSGLDVGIRRLSEFNMVIAGGLLIFLFVAGPTIFLLDSLVANVGTYFQQLPRNSFRTGGYDNQSNTAWLSAWTVFYWGWWISWSPFVGMFIARISKGRTIREFILGVLLVPSAVAAIWMTGFGGAALHQEIYDRVSNTPTVAEKYEPNEYVVQTLDDATGLPLTADEQWLVGPNARNIATPIGVLLHATDEGFETKSGIPVEYDRGVLVQADDGVPIRPTDEDRLVGAYASETKELTLGGYLTEPVLSDDATKRRDTTATALFVMLDAYPFSAVTALLGTLSVILFFVTSSDSASMVADIIASGGKEDPALGTRLFWGILEGVLAAVLLVAGGLKALQTGSIVIGLPFCVLIIIMCFGLLKSLQAEPSAAR
- a CDS encoding PepSY-associated TM helix domain-containing protein, producing MKVKWRAWALFLHRDLGYFFTGVVVLYAVSGLAMNHAGDWNPNFVVASRDLTLELPNEATQVTTQQVRRCLAEVGEEGNYRSHDFISSQRMKIYLTNGDMVVNLANGSTHHETIGRRPVLYYLNRLHLNPAKWWKVFSDVFAICLVLIAVTGMIVVRGRNGLAGRGKWLVAAGLIVPLLAMFLV
- a CDS encoding sirohydrochlorin chelatase, which encodes MNRYRRPRLSLLSTLGLIALFLAAGCQQTTPSESSLPVADPHPAGPAKTGILLVSHGSHSEQWRTMLTQLGDEVQTELVATEGIDGVKSAFMEYTEPSIATRLKEFDAEGYTRVILIPILLTVSSHSFDDIPTIVGLKEDAKSLLTLESEGIERYTPQATVTLAPLLDFSQLLEKNLPRRFAELSKSPAEEGVVLVAYGSEPFNEEWEAFFAHTDEVVQQTTGAAEVVHTWCGHIAHYSGDPTKQAIDDLLTRRERVIVIPVLVARDEGFQGRIIGGAVAESSAPERVAYAGDAILPDKNLNEWIVTIARKLQSESTESPASE